In Hymenobacter gelipurpurascens, one DNA window encodes the following:
- a CDS encoding lipopolysaccharide biosynthesis protein: protein MSFVSRSRSALLGTVSSQAFTIIGMLVSIVSTPLMVRYLDKEEYGLSILFFQVIGYLALFDFGFGPAVIQQFALHRGDDEHNQLMINRIMSTGVYAFLALGLLVSLIGFFCAPFVPGMYHLRADLAEVAVPIVFTLSVVMGAQFLQRGLGGIFYAHHRQTLIGTTSFIVNISGTILSIVLLSQGVGLWAFVYSNIFQVFTTLLVQVILLRRYYPKLKIARIHFDKPLLKLLFSNGRFMFLHGLATQIILNTDRLVIGKVVSLAAVTIFSITVRIPEVGLSLLSRVTENATPAVMEIVTHESSDRAREQYRRVLLLTSTLGTLAFWLILCFNQWFITLWVGPSFFASNLVLSLALVLMVQQTIVRSMSFFLYAKGNSRQLSLMSLFEAGLNIALSVFLGQQIGLPGVLVGTLIASSLTSSWYTPYLLKKYLAIPLHDSWSSILVPAAGISVAGGVVYMFVKWMQVVLPNTVLVFGLLGCLAGVLLAGFTWLMFLRHPFGPYVPARLQRILLVVPSS, encoded by the coding sequence ATGTCCTTTGTTTCGCGTAGCCGATCGGCACTTCTAGGTACCGTATCCTCTCAGGCATTTACCATTATTGGTATGCTTGTATCTATTGTTAGTACACCCTTGATGGTGCGATACCTAGATAAAGAAGAGTATGGGCTATCCATTCTTTTTTTCCAGGTGATTGGATATTTGGCATTATTCGACTTCGGATTTGGCCCAGCTGTAATCCAGCAGTTTGCGCTTCACCGCGGAGATGATGAGCATAATCAGCTCATGATCAATCGAATTATGAGTACGGGAGTTTATGCTTTCTTGGCGTTAGGCCTTCTTGTCTCTCTTATTGGCTTTTTCTGCGCTCCCTTTGTTCCGGGCATGTACCATTTACGAGCAGATTTGGCCGAGGTTGCCGTACCGATTGTGTTTACTTTAAGCGTAGTTATGGGCGCGCAGTTTTTGCAACGCGGGCTAGGCGGAATATTCTACGCGCATCATCGTCAGACTCTCATCGGCACTACTTCGTTTATCGTCAACATTTCCGGAACGATCCTTTCTATTGTCTTACTTTCGCAAGGGGTTGGGCTCTGGGCGTTCGTATATTCTAATATATTTCAGGTTTTTACCACTCTGCTGGTGCAAGTTATTTTACTACGTCGTTATTATCCTAAGCTGAAAATAGCTCGAATTCACTTTGACAAGCCATTGCTAAAATTGTTATTTAGCAATGGTCGATTTATGTTTTTGCATGGGTTGGCTACCCAAATTATTTTAAATACTGACCGGCTGGTTATTGGTAAAGTAGTTTCACTAGCGGCAGTAACCATATTTTCCATTACAGTGCGCATTCCGGAAGTAGGATTGAGCTTGCTGAGCCGGGTGACAGAAAATGCCACCCCCGCTGTGATGGAGATTGTGACCCATGAGTCAAGCGACCGCGCCCGGGAGCAGTACCGCCGCGTACTACTGTTAACCAGTACGCTTGGTACGCTAGCTTTCTGGCTGATTCTATGCTTTAACCAGTGGTTTATTACGCTCTGGGTGGGTCCCAGCTTTTTTGCCAGTAATCTGGTGCTGAGTCTGGCCCTAGTTCTGATGGTGCAGCAGACCATCGTACGCTCCATGTCCTTCTTTTTATATGCTAAGGGCAACAGTCGTCAGCTGAGCCTGATGAGCCTCTTCGAGGCAGGCCTCAACATTGCCCTGTCGGTGTTTCTGGGCCAGCAGATCGGTCTGCCGGGGGTGTTGGTGGGCACTCTGATTGCTTCTTCGCTTACCTCCAGTTGGTATACTCCCTACTTGCTGAAAAAATACCTAGCCATTCCGCTGCATGATTCTTGGTCATCCATATTAGTACCGGCCGCGGGGATCAGTGTTGCGGGAGGAGTAGTGTATATGTTCGTAAAATGGATGCAGGTAGTGCTTCCCAACACAGTGCTGGTATTTGGCCTGCTGGGGTGCTTGGCCGGTGTTCTGCTGGCCGGATTTACTTGGCTTATGTTTCTGCGGCATCCTTTCGGGCCGTATGTACCCGCCCGGCTGCAGCGCATATTGTTGGTTGTTCCGTCGTCCTAA
- a CDS encoding glycosyltransferase family 2 protein: MCKVSVVLPVYNVSAYIKATVESLLSQTFEDFELLILDDCSADDTVAQIRSFTDPRIRLLLNPHNMGRAGTDNTALAYVRGEYIAKMDGDDICHPERLARQVAYLDQHPEINVVGSFMQNFEASTYLNRYPAHPADAQVLTLFTLPTGNPSSMMRTSLFLQQGMRYDATLRQTEDYDFCARYIRQLQIATIQEALIQYRVPLNAHKKNILRERAEVSDVVREGILREWNLKFSERELQIYNLTAMLGRPLHDIRLEEISTWFQKLLQHNEQVPLFDMLALKRGLGERWFEVCYAYTQPNFGSVRTYYKSPFASYGPISVRKRAKMWMQSLRRLK; this comes from the coding sequence ATGTGCAAAGTTTCCGTAGTGCTGCCCGTTTATAACGTATCAGCCTATATAAAAGCCACTGTTGAAAGTTTGCTCAGCCAGACTTTTGAAGATTTCGAGCTGCTAATCCTGGATGATTGCTCTGCGGACGACACCGTGGCCCAAATCCGCTCGTTCACCGATCCTCGAATTCGGCTACTGCTTAACCCGCATAACATGGGGAGAGCTGGCACCGATAATACCGCTCTGGCCTACGTGCGCGGGGAGTACATTGCCAAGATGGATGGGGACGACATTTGCCATCCGGAACGCCTAGCCCGGCAGGTAGCCTACTTAGATCAGCACCCGGAAATCAATGTAGTGGGAAGCTTTATGCAAAACTTCGAGGCCAGCACGTACTTAAACCGCTACCCGGCACATCCCGCTGATGCACAAGTGCTGACCTTGTTTACCCTGCCAACGGGTAATCCATCCTCGATGATGCGCACTAGTCTATTCTTGCAACAAGGTATGCGTTACGATGCTACCCTGCGACAAACAGAAGACTATGACTTTTGCGCCCGCTACATTCGGCAACTGCAAATTGCTACCATACAAGAAGCATTGATACAATATAGGGTTCCCCTAAATGCCCATAAAAAAAATATTTTACGGGAACGAGCTGAAGTCTCGGATGTGGTACGAGAAGGAATACTTCGCGAGTGGAACTTAAAATTCTCAGAAAGAGAACTACAGATATATAATCTGACTGCTATGCTGGGCCGGCCATTGCATGATATCCGTTTAGAAGAAATATCTACTTGGTTTCAAAAGCTTTTGCAGCACAATGAGCAGGTTCCACTGTTCGATATGCTGGCCCTCAAGCGTGGACTAGGAGAACGATGGTTTGAAGTGTGCTATGCTTATACACAGCCTAATTTTGGCAGTGTGCGGACCTATTATAAAAGCCCTTTTGCTTCTTACGGACCAATATCAGTTCGTAAGCGAGCCAAAATGTGGATGCAATCTTTGAGGAGGTTAAAGTAA
- a CDS encoding glycosyltransferase family A protein yields the protein MQREILREEPAAAKVSVLIPAYNAAAYIEKTLDSVLAQTWPNLELIIVDDGSKDDTLAKARRYASPTVQVIAQPNAGASASRNQAFAAATGEYIQYLDADDLLHPNKIQAQMECLRQKSGVKISSSAWAMFYHEPNEQDLRPTVLWRDYTDPVEWLLDAWENGVWMQPSAWLTHRTLIAAAGPWDERISLHDDGEFFSRVLLQAHEIIFCQEAKSFYRKGISDSLSSIRSEKATLSHLAVCQAYETALLAYQDTPRTRRACANNYQRFIYEYYPHYAEARQLAAARVRALGGSTAPPPSTPMFHLLDKVVGWQMSKRLQNFVYYYRLNPASWIAHKSK from the coding sequence ATGCAAAGAGAAATACTTCGCGAGGAACCGGCAGCGGCCAAGGTTTCCGTCCTGATTCCGGCCTACAATGCTGCGGCCTACATTGAGAAAACCCTAGATTCGGTTCTGGCCCAAACCTGGCCTAATTTGGAATTAATCATAGTAGATGACGGCTCAAAGGATGACACCCTGGCTAAGGCGCGCCGTTACGCCAGTCCGACAGTACAAGTAATTGCCCAGCCAAATGCTGGGGCCAGTGCGTCCCGCAACCAGGCCTTTGCCGCTGCTACCGGCGAATACATCCAGTATCTGGATGCCGACGACCTGCTGCACCCCAACAAAATTCAGGCGCAGATGGAATGCTTGCGCCAAAAGTCAGGGGTGAAGATTTCCTCCTCAGCTTGGGCTATGTTCTACCACGAGCCTAACGAGCAAGACTTGCGGCCCACTGTGCTCTGGCGCGACTACACAGATCCAGTAGAGTGGCTTCTCGACGCGTGGGAGAACGGAGTCTGGATGCAGCCCTCCGCTTGGCTAACGCACCGCACATTAATTGCCGCTGCCGGCCCTTGGGATGAGCGTATTTCCCTGCACGACGACGGAGAATTTTTCAGCCGGGTACTATTACAGGCTCATGAAATCATCTTTTGCCAAGAAGCAAAGTCTTTCTACCGCAAAGGTATATCCGACTCATTGAGTAGCATACGGAGCGAAAAGGCCACCTTATCCCATCTGGCAGTATGCCAAGCTTACGAAACAGCGCTGTTGGCTTATCAGGATACGCCGCGTACCCGGCGGGCTTGCGCCAACAATTACCAGCGCTTTATCTATGAGTATTACCCCCACTATGCGGAAGCCCGGCAACTAGCTGCCGCCCGGGTGCGAGCACTGGGAGGAAGTACAGCTCCGCCTCCTAGCACTCCGATGTTTCACCTGCTGGATAAGGTAGTCGGCTGGCAGATGTCGAAACGATTGCAGAATTTTGTGTACTACTATCGGCTGAACCCTGCTTCCTGGATAGCCCATAAATCGAAGTAA